The Clostridium beijerinckii genomic sequence TTAATCGTAAATTTAGTTCCTACCCCATATTTACTTTCCACTGATATCGTGCCATCATGCATCTCTACTAAGGACTTTACGAGAGATAATCCAATTCCGCTTCCTTCATAATTTCTTGTAAAAGATTTATCTACTTGTCTAAATCTATCAAAAATAATTTCAACTTTTTCTTCTGGAATTCCTATACCTGTATCTTCTACAGACAAGGTTATATATTCTTCTCCATCAAATATATTTACAAATATGCTTCCATCATCATCTGTAAACTTTATGCAATTAGACAGTAGGTTTAACATAATCCTTTCAATTTTATCAGGATCACAAGCAATAATTTTTTCTTCAACATCGGTATCAAATATAAGGTTTATATTGTTATTGCTTATATAACCAGCTACTGACAGAGTGATTTCTTCTACGACACTGACAATGTTACAATTAATCATATCAATCTGAAAATGTCCTGCATCTAATTTAGTTGAATCAATTAAATTATTTATTAAACGAAGTAATCTAAAACAATTTTGTCTTTCAATGTCTATATTATTAATTATCTTTCCTTTGTCGATCGGTTTTTCTTTATCTAAAAGATCTCTTCTTAGAATTTGTATCACACCTAGTATTATATTAAGTGGTGTTCTCAATTCGTGAGAAATATTAGCAAAAAATTCAGTTCTTAATTTTTCTAATTCCAAAGCCTCTTCTTTTGATTTTAATTCAGTATTTTTTCTTTCAGTTATGTCTCTTACAGTTGCAATAATAGCCTTCTGCTCATTAAATATTATTGCACGACTATTACTCTCAACCCAAAACTCTTTATGATTTTTATCTATTGAAATAGCTTCAAGGGTTACTGGAGTATTAATCTTATTTTTCTTTCTATCATTAATCAATTTAAGTATATCATCGTATATGTACGGTGAATTTTTTGAAATAATATCTTTTATACTCATACCAATTAGTTCATCATGTAGATATCCATATAGCCTATTAGCAGTATCATTAACGTTAACTATAATCCCATTAAAATCATGAATCAATATTGCATCACTTACCGAATTGAAAATAGTGCTTAAGTAAACTTCACTTTTCTTTAATTTCTTATTTGTTTGCTTTAACTCATCTATAAGCTTAATATTTTTCATTTTCAATTCATATGTCTCCAAAGCCCTTTTTACGGAAATTAACAACTCATCTGCCTCCAATGGCTTTAAAAGAAATTTATAAATATGCCCTTCATTAATTGAATCAATAATATCTTTCACATCCATGAATCCAGTTAAAATAATACGAATTGCATTTGGGACAATAGATATTGTTTGCTTTAATAATTCAACCCCTGTCATTCCTGGCATGCGCTGATCTGAGATAATCAAATTGATTTTTTTAGAACATGATTCATCTTTAAGTATATTTAATGCTTCAAACCCATTTTCTGCTTTGATTACATCATACTCTTCTTCTAAGAGTCTTGTTAAAGCCTCAAGATTTGCTAGTTCATCATCAATTAATAGTATTGTATATTTTTTATCTTTACTATCTGTTTTATTAAGTTCTCTAAGCTTGTCCTTATTTATAACAAATTTCATTTATCTTCTCCTTACTGAAATTAAAATATAATTTTAGATTATGGTGCCTTATTGATTTTATTATTAATATCTTTAGTAAGGAATATGAATAGTTATAGTCGATCCTTCCCCCACTTTAGATTCAACATCAATAGTTCCATTATGTTTTTCAATAATACCATATGATATAGACATACCTAACCATGTTCCTTGTCCCATTGGTTTAGTTGTAAAAAATGGTTCAAATATTCTTGATATTGTATCTTTAGTCATACCACACCCATTATCACAAAATTCGATTATAATTTCTTTGTTATTGTCAAAAACTCTTATTACTATTAATCCATTATTTTCACATACTAAGTCATTTTGCTTTTCAACTATAGCATGACACGCATTTACAATTATATTTAAAAATACCTGATTTAATTGTGAAGGATAGCACACTATCTTCCTATGAGTTTGAAAGTTCTTAATAAATTTAATTTGTTTAGTATATTGAGTTTTAACTAACCTTATTGTCGTTTCCAAAGCTTCTGAAACATCTATCTCTTTTTTAACAGCCTCATCAAGCCTAGAGAATAATCTCAAATCGTTAACTATGGTTGTTACTTGATTAGATCCATCTAGAATATTAATTATTGATTTAGAAAATTTGTTGAAATATTGTTCGAAAAAATTTAACACATCATCATCCGCATCATCTAATAATTCCATAAGTTCTTCTTTAAAATTGTATAAATCCATATCCAGAACTTTTGAACTTAAATATATGTAATTAATGGGATTATTAATTTCATGTGCTACCCCTGCTACTAAAGTACCAAGACTAGCCATCTTTTCTGATTGAATCAATTTTGACTGAGCTGATTTGAGCTTATTATGTTGATCTTCTAACTCAGCAAGAGTCTGCATAAGTTGTTTTGTTCTTTCATTAACTTTATCTTCTAGTTCATCATTAACGCGTTTCAACTCTTCGCTAATTTTTTTACGTTCTGTAATATCATTCCAAACAAATATTATGCATTCAATACAGTCAATTTCAATTATTTCCGTTGAAAATAATCCAACTCTAACTTCTCCATATTTAGTATTCCAAGTTATCTCTTCATTACGCAACATACCTCCACTATCTAATATTTGAATCACATTCAAATGATGTTCTTCATTTTCCCACAAGTTAAACTCATGGGAGTAATGACCAATTATCTCTTCACGTTTATATCCAAAAGTGCGTAAAAACGCTTGATTTATTTCAATGTATAGCTTATCACTAAACCTTACAATAGCGATTACATCGGCGCTATAATTAAACGCCTTATTGAATTTCTCTTCTGAAGATTTGAGTTCACTTATTGCTTCATTCCTCTGCTGAATCATATTATATAAATTTTGAGACATATTATTAAATTTAATAGCCAATTCCCCTATTTCATCTCTTGAATTAATAAATAATCTGTGAGTCAAGTTTCCATTTGATATCTCATCAGTTCCTACACTCAACTCATATATAGACTTGGTAACAATACGGGAAACAATACTTATTGCTAACCAAAGAAGTAAAACCATTACCAAGATTCTTATAATTGTAGCAATTATGTAATTTTCAATAACTTTTGATTTATAATACCTTGTAATACCTATAGTTATCTCACCTATTGGTATTTCATCTTTTAAAACATTAACCTTCTTTATGATCAAATTCTGCTCAGAATATATATCATCTTTTTTATACTTATTATATATTTCTCCATTTCCCTTAGCTTTAACTTGAATATAACCAATTTCCTCATCCTCAAATAATGCATCACTAATTTTTTTAATTCCTACAATATTTAAATTCCAAATTGGGTCTTGATAGCTAAGTGCTGCTAATCTAGTGATTGTTTCAACTTTTTGCATTGAATCCTTATTTATTCCTGCAACCAATATTATTATTCTTATTATTTCAAATATTAACATGGTAATTATAACCACTGTTAATGTTGAAATTGTAAATCTGTGCTTAATCTTCATATTCCTGAATTTCTTTTTTACGCTCATAATTTAACCCTTATTTACCCATATGATTTAATACTGGAATGTACTCTTTACTTCCAAATAGATCTTCATACTCAAATTCTGAAATATTATCCTTTGAAATTATAGGCACACACGGACCACTTTGGAATGGAAAATCTATCCCTGCCTTTTCTCCATTTAAAATTCTTACAATCATATCTAGTGCTATTCTACATTGTTGGATAGTTTGATCTGATGGAGAAGCTAATACAGATCCCTTTTCTATTAGATTAAAAACATCACTTGTCATGTATGTTGATACAATTCTTATATTTTTAAATTTCTCTTTGCATTTAGCAATAAATTTTTCGGCTTCAATTACTGCTGGAGCACAACCAACTAAATAATCATAATCATCATTATTTTCCAAAACGCTTGTTATATGTAATCGCTGCATATCAGGTCTAGTGTCTCCATAAAAAGGATTACTAATATCTATCTTTTGATTATTTTTCTTTAACCTTGAAACTGCATCTTTAAAGCCATTTAATGTATCTAATGCCCATCCTGATTCTTTTGGCCCAGGAAAAAATGCAATTTTTATATCTTTACCTGCTGAATCTTCAACAACATACTCTCCTGCTTTATATCCCATATCATAATAGGAAACTATTGCTTTTGCGCTAATATCAGGACTATTAATATCATTTACTAGTGCAACAATAGGCTTATCATAATGAACAATATTCTCTACATCTGAATTAAATTTTGTATTATCTAATGTAGCAAACACTATTCCATCAATTTTATCATCCTCAGCTAAATCCATTAGCTCCTCTTTTTGGTTTCCAAACTCTATATAGCCTCCAACTGCATATAACTTTACCTTCACTCCTAATTCCTTTGCATAATTTATTATTCCATAATTCGCTGAGACCCAATATTGATCTTCAAAGTGAGGCAGCAAAACGCCTATTGTATATTCCTTCTTAGGCTTAATATGCCTCCACTTTTCTTTTACAACGCCTCTCATATCACCCTCTTTACTATTTGAAGCAGCATCAATATTATAATAGCTATTTACTATTAACTTTTTTTTACCTATTTGTGTAAGAATTCTATCATCATTTGTCTCCACTGTTGTTATACTCTTCGATACACGTTCTCTTTCCACGTATTCTTCTTTTTCTTTTCTGACAATATCATTAGATCCTATGTTCTTGTGATTTTTTATATATGCTAATCCCAATATAAATACTACTGACGTTATCAAAATTGATAGTCCTAACTTTCTATTGATATATTTTCCAACTTTCGTAGCAAAGCACATCCTTACTTTCAAGCTCTCTATGGATATTACCTGCAGTATTACTTTAATCGTCATTAAACTCCATTAAACTTGCTATTCTACTATAATCTTTATGCTATCTTAAGTTTAATTTTTTTACTATAATTTGTCAAAACATACTATATGACAATATTCTGCAAAATATATTTTATGCTCAGTATAAATAAGAATAAAATAAAAGCACTATACCAGAAATTCCAGTAAACAGTGCCTTTGAAATACTATATATTTAATTGTTAGATTTTAATAAATTCATTTTTTAATTCTTTAGCGGCTGTAGTAATATCTTCCTTTGCTATA encodes the following:
- a CDS encoding ATP-binding protein, which gives rise to MSVKKKFRNMKIKHRFTISTLTVVIITMLIFEIIRIIILVAGINKDSMQKVETITRLAALSYQDPIWNLNIVGIKKISDALFEDEEIGYIQVKAKGNGEIYNKYKKDDIYSEQNLIIKKVNVLKDEIPIGEITIGITRYYKSKVIENYIIATIIRILVMVLLLWLAISIVSRIVTKSIYELSVGTDEISNGNLTHRLFINSRDEIGELAIKFNNMSQNLYNMIQQRNEAISELKSSEEKFNKAFNYSADVIAIVRFSDKLYIEINQAFLRTFGYKREEIIGHYSHEFNLWENEEHHLNVIQILDSGGMLRNEEITWNTKYGEVRVGLFSTEIIEIDCIECIIFVWNDITERKKISEELKRVNDELEDKVNERTKQLMQTLAELEDQHNKLKSAQSKLIQSEKMASLGTLVAGVAHEINNPINYIYLSSKVLDMDLYNFKEELMELLDDADDDVLNFFEQYFNKFSKSIINILDGSNQVTTIVNDLRLFSRLDEAVKKEIDVSEALETTIRLVKTQYTKQIKFIKNFQTHRKIVCYPSQLNQVFLNIIVNACHAIVEKQNDLVCENNGLIVIRVFDNNKEIIIEFCDNGCGMTKDTISRIFEPFFTTKPMGQGTWLGMSISYGIIEKHNGTIDVESKVGEGSTITIHIPY
- the torT gene encoding TMAO reductase system periplasmic protein TorT, with protein sequence MTIKVILQVISIESLKVRMCFATKVGKYINRKLGLSILITSVVFILGLAYIKNHKNIGSNDIVRKEKEEYVERERVSKSITTVETNDDRILTQIGKKKLIVNSYYNIDAASNSKEGDMRGVVKEKWRHIKPKKEYTIGVLLPHFEDQYWVSANYGIINYAKELGVKVKLYAVGGYIEFGNQKEELMDLAEDDKIDGIVFATLDNTKFNSDVENIVHYDKPIVALVNDINSPDISAKAIVSYYDMGYKAGEYVVEDSAGKDIKIAFFPGPKESGWALDTLNGFKDAVSRLKKNNQKIDISNPFYGDTRPDMQRLHITSVLENNDDYDYLVGCAPAVIEAEKFIAKCKEKFKNIRIVSTYMTSDVFNLIEKGSVLASPSDQTIQQCRIALDMIVRILNGEKAGIDFPFQSGPCVPIISKDNISEFEYEDLFGSKEYIPVLNHMGK
- a CDS encoding ATP-binding protein, encoding MKFVINKDKLRELNKTDSKDKKYTILLIDDELANLEALTRLLEEEYDVIKAENGFEALNILKDESCSKKINLIISDQRMPGMTGVELLKQTISIVPNAIRIILTGFMDVKDIIDSINEGHIYKFLLKPLEADELLISVKRALETYELKMKNIKLIDELKQTNKKLKKSEVYLSTIFNSVSDAILIHDFNGIIVNVNDTANRLYGYLHDELIGMSIKDIISKNSPYIYDDILKLINDRKKNKINTPVTLEAISIDKNHKEFWVESNSRAIIFNEQKAIIATVRDITERKNTELKSKEEALELEKLRTEFFANISHELRTPLNIILGVIQILRRDLLDKEKPIDKGKIINNIDIERQNCFRLLRLINNLIDSTKLDAGHFQIDMINCNIVSVVEEITLSVAGYISNNNINLIFDTDVEEKIIACDPDKIERIMLNLLSNCIKFTDDDGSIFVNIFDGEEYITLSVEDTGIGIPEEKVEIIFDRFRQVDKSFTRNYEGSGIGLSLVKSLVEMHDGTISVESKYGVGTKFTIKLPVKVLNKSKERVNISNNIINTCVEKINIEFSDIYKQHL